The Haloimpatiens massiliensis genome contains a region encoding:
- a CDS encoding IS701 family transposase codes for MPSKFTNHIVSINDELYNYLNDVNYGMSKPQFHHISTIINGLINLDGTKSLLKISEYILAAKSSSSIYRFLSNSKWDDSLIDRNRINYLKLHFNKLIKPKSVGFLVIDDTVNPKTQAKKMQGLSYNHCHTEGKNLWSHCVVTSNFVAEDMSIPLNYKSYFNEENCKNHNKKFMSKPDIALGFINSFEKPSNCDKIYCLTDSWYTSEKLINGCILKGFNFIGALKSNRKISPLGISMQIKEFAKYINPSTLDVVTVEGKDYRVYKYEGKVSKIENALALICYEVDGDSFKEPVYLMSTDIELSNKAIIKYYLYRWNIETNYKYLKTHLGFDEYKVQGILSIERYFLLTFLAINFLEIYRLYNPKKLETIGDTIKSIKSLSAKELVRFVYEEAKNDIPLDTILAELKLVS; via the coding sequence ATGCCAAGTAAATTTACTAATCATATTGTATCCATTAATGATGAACTTTACAATTACTTAAATGATGTAAATTATGGAATGAGTAAACCTCAATTTCATCATATATCCACTATTATTAATGGATTAATAAATTTAGATGGCACTAAATCTTTATTAAAGATTTCAGAATATATACTAGCTGCTAAAAGCAGCAGTTCCATATATAGATTTTTGAGTAACTCTAAATGGGACGATAGTCTCATAGATAGAAATCGTATTAATTATTTAAAACTACATTTTAATAAACTCATAAAGCCTAAATCCGTAGGATTCTTAGTTATAGATGATACTGTTAATCCAAAAACTCAAGCAAAGAAGATGCAAGGATTAAGCTATAATCATTGCCATACAGAAGGTAAAAATCTTTGGTCCCACTGTGTAGTTACTTCTAATTTTGTAGCAGAGGATATGTCTATTCCGCTAAACTATAAGTCTTATTTTAACGAAGAAAACTGCAAAAATCATAATAAAAAATTTATGAGTAAACCAGATATAGCTTTAGGTTTTATTAATTCTTTTGAAAAACCTTCTAACTGCGATAAAATATATTGTCTTACTGATAGTTGGTACACTAGCGAAAAGTTAATTAATGGTTGTATTTTAAAAGGTTTTAACTTTATTGGGGCTTTAAAATCTAATAGAAAAATCTCTCCATTAGGAATTTCAATGCAAATTAAGGAATTTGCTAAATATATAAATCCATCTACCTTAGATGTAGTTACCGTCGAAGGTAAGGATTATAGAGTATATAAATACGAAGGCAAAGTTTCAAAGATTGAAAATGCATTAGCCTTAATTTGCTATGAAGTTGATGGGGACAGCTTTAAAGAACCAGTATATCTAATGTCTACAGACATAGAACTTAGTAATAAAGCTATAATAAAATACTATCTATATAGATGGAACATTGAAACTAATTACAAATATCTTAAAACACACTTAGGTTTTGACGAATATAAAGTTCAAGGTATACTCTCTATCGAGAGGTATTTTCTACTTACATTTTTAGCAATCAATTTTTTAGAGATTTATAGATTATATAATCCTAAAAAACTTGAAACCATTGGTGATACTATAAAGTCTATAAAAAGCCTATCGGCTAAAGAATTGGTGCGTTTTGTTTATGAGGAAGCTAAAAATGATATACCTTTAGACACAATACTTGCTGAATTAAAATTAGTTTCTTAA
- a CDS encoding PTS sugar transporter subunit IIB: protein MKILVCCGSGLGSSFMIEMNINKVLKELNVNAQVDHSDLSSAAGIKADLYVGTRDIASQLTSLGDVISLNNMIDIGELKEKLSDYFTKKGLL, encoded by the coding sequence ATGAAAATATTAGTATGTTGTGGAAGTGGACTTGGAAGTAGTTTTATGATTGAAATGAATATTAATAAGGTATTAAAAGAGTTAAATGTAAATGCACAGGTGGATCATTCAGACTTATCTTCAGCAGCAGGGATTAAAGCAGACCTTTATGTTGGTACAAGAGATATTGCATCTCAATTGACATCTCTAGGTGATGTAATTTCACTAAATAACATGATAGATATTGGTGAACTTAAAGAAAAATTATCGGATTACTTTACTAAAAAGGGTTTATTATAA
- a CDS encoding PTS ascorbate transporter subunit IIC — MLKLILDILSVPAILVGLIAMIGLIAQQKSKSDIFKGTIKTILGFLVLGGGAGIAVGALNHFGTMFQQGFGIRGIVPHNEAIVALALKTYGTQTALIMAFGMIANILIARFTKLKYIFLTGHHTLYMACMIAAILVAGGMKGTPLIVVGSIILGFIMAVFPAMAQPIMRKITGTDDVAFGHFGTTGYLVSAGIGKLVGKGSKSTEDMNFPQGLSFLRDSSVAVSLTMGILYVIVAIACGSTYVETKLSGGQNFIVFSIIQAITFAGGVYVILSGVRLILAEIVPAFRGIAMKLVPNAKPALDCPVVYPYAPNAVLIGFLSSFLGGIVGMVILIALKAPVILPGVVPHFFCGATAGVFGNATGGKRGAFFGAFVHGLLITFLPVLLLPVLGGLGYANTTFSDADFGIVGILLGNLLKIFIH, encoded by the coding sequence ATGTTAAAATTAATACTTGATATTTTAAGTGTTCCTGCAATATTAGTTGGACTTATAGCGATGATAGGACTTATAGCACAACAAAAATCAAAATCAGACATTTTTAAAGGAACAATAAAAACAATACTTGGATTTCTAGTTCTTGGCGGTGGTGCAGGAATAGCAGTTGGCGCATTAAATCATTTTGGAACTATGTTTCAACAAGGATTTGGTATTAGAGGAATAGTACCACATAATGAAGCAATAGTTGCGCTTGCACTTAAAACCTATGGTACACAAACAGCGCTTATAATGGCTTTTGGTATGATAGCAAATATATTAATAGCTAGATTTACAAAGCTAAAGTATATATTTTTAACAGGACATCATACTTTATATATGGCATGTATGATAGCAGCTATATTAGTAGCTGGAGGAATGAAAGGAACTCCACTAATAGTTGTGGGTTCAATAATTTTAGGATTTATAATGGCTGTTTTCCCAGCAATGGCACAACCTATTATGAGAAAAATTACAGGTACAGATGACGTAGCTTTTGGACATTTCGGTACAACAGGATATTTAGTTTCAGCAGGTATTGGTAAGTTAGTAGGAAAAGGTTCAAAATCTACAGAAGATATGAACTTCCCTCAAGGATTATCATTTTTAAGAGATAGTTCAGTAGCTGTTAGTTTAACAATGGGTATTCTTTATGTAATTGTTGCTATAGCTTGTGGCAGCACATATGTTGAAACAAAATTAAGTGGTGGACAAAACTTTATAGTATTTTCAATTATTCAGGCTATAACTTTTGCAGGTGGAGTATATGTAATACTTTCTGGTGTTAGATTGATACTTGCAGAAATAGTTCCAGCATTTAGAGGAATCGCAATGAAATTAGTGCCAAACGCAAAACCAGCACTTGACTGTCCAGTGGTTTATCCATATGCACCTAATGCAGTTCTTATAGGATTCTTATCAAGTTTTCTTGGTGGTATAGTTGGAATGGTTATATTGATAGCATTAAAAGCTCCAGTTATTCTTCCAGGGGTTGTTCCTCACTTCTTCTGTGGTGCCACAGCTGGTGTATTTGGTAATGCTACAGGTGGTAAAAGAGGTGCCTTCTTTGGAGCATTTGTTCATGGTTTACTTATAACTTTCCTACCAGTATTATTACTTCCAGTACTTGGCGGATTAGGATATGCAAACACTACATTTAGTGATGCTGATTTTGGTATAGTAGGTATACTTCTTGGAAATTTATTAAAGATATTTATTCACTAA
- a CDS encoding transketolase, with amino-acid sequence MDKKEIQLLEEKSKIIRRLIINQIAKLGQGHVGGSLSAVEALVVLYNKVMNIDPKNPKMKGRDRFVMSKGHAGPAVYSVLAEKGYFDISELDTLNKPETNLPSHCDMNKTKGVDMTVGSLGQGISCAVGMAKASKIMKDNAYIYCMVGDGESQEGQVWEAAMTSVQFKLNNLICFTDYNKIQLDGTLEEIMNVAPLDKKWEAFGWNVITVDGHDIEKIYNAIEEAKESKSKPTMIILETIKGKGVSFIEKMGTANHSMPITEEQRVQALKELE; translated from the coding sequence ATGGATAAGAAGGAAATTCAATTGTTGGAAGAAAAAAGCAAGATAATACGTAGGCTTATTATTAATCAAATAGCAAAACTAGGACAGGGACATGTAGGCGGAAGTCTTTCAGCTGTGGAAGCTCTAGTAGTTTTATATAATAAGGTAATGAATATAGACCCTAAAAATCCTAAAATGAAGGGAAGAGATAGGTTTGTAATGTCAAAAGGACATGCAGGTCCGGCAGTATACTCAGTTTTAGCGGAGAAGGGATATTTTGACATTTCAGAATTAGATACTTTAAATAAGCCGGAAACTAACTTACCTAGTCACTGCGATATGAATAAAACCAAAGGTGTTGACATGACAGTTGGTTCATTAGGACAAGGTATATCTTGTGCAGTAGGTATGGCTAAAGCATCAAAAATAATGAAGGATAATGCATATATTTATTGTATGGTTGGAGATGGTGAGAGTCAGGAAGGACAGGTTTGGGAAGCAGCCATGACTTCTGTACAGTTTAAATTAAATAATCTTATATGTTTTACAGATTATAATAAGATTCAGTTAGATGGTACTTTAGAGGAAATAATGAATGTAGCTCCATTAGATAAAAAATGGGAAGCTTTTGGATGGAATGTTATAACTGTTGATGGACATGACATAGAGAAAATTTATAATGCAATTGAAGAAGCTAAAGAATCTAAATCAAAGCCTACAATGATTATTTTAGAAACTATAAAAGGTAAAGGAGTTTCATTTATAGAGAAAATGGGAACTGCTAATCACAGTATGCCAATTACGGAAGAACAAAGAGTACAAGCATTAAAAGAGTTAGAATAG